In Pelmatolapia mariae isolate MD_Pm_ZW linkage group LG13, Pm_UMD_F_2, whole genome shotgun sequence, a genomic segment contains:
- the ccdc85a gene encoding coiled-coil domain-containing protein 85A, whose protein sequence is MEKSAQQQSKSAERPAEDISKIPDEELLKWGKEELVRRLRRAEAEKRGVIVEHGNLMREVNRRLQQHLNEIRSLKDVNQKLQEDNQELRDLCCFLDDDRQKGKRVSREWQRLGRYSAGLMRKEVAIYLQKLKELEQRQMEVIRENLELKEVCLMLEEERATVVAGSTGGSGGGQGGPGCRNSIDSQSSLSQLGGGMPTPGLLRDVGDGSSTSSAGSTDSPDNPHHKPSPLGSNSSPGSGSRCSSSGQKRDVCEFSGRRRSSTTEYHTFPQSCRPRGGSLTNLELHSFRGHSPEKHSKSPTRLPCGSHSKPCSSDLLAQKQLLMSGQASPGSGKGSAKSSPDLSQRHRQVNSAGAGSPEAKQIAMGTPEHLRKGRVIVGSPESIRQHYHYHQSPGVEHSKGKYSSGSPGRDGSHRRPAGEEMAPHHQSLYNALISAGCCTNSCRSVKLWDSFDAS, encoded by the exons ATGGAGAAAAGCGCACAGCAGCAGTCCAAAAGCGCAGAGAGACCAGCAGAGGACATCTCCAAAATTCCCGATGAGGAGCTGCTGAAGTGGGGTAAAGAGGAGCTGGTGAGGCGGCTGCGGAGggcagaagcagaaaaaagggGCGTCATCGTGGAGCACGGCAATCTGATGCGGGAGGTGAACCGGAGACTCCAACAACACCTGAACGAGATACGGAGTTTGAAG GACGTGAACCAGAAACTGCAGGAGGACAACCAGGAGCTGAGGGACCTGTGCTGCTTCCTGGATGACGACCGGCAGAAAGGGAAGCGGGTGTCGCGGGAATGGCAGCGATTGGGTCGCTACAGCGCTGGCCTGATGAGGAAGGAAGTGGCTATCTATTTGCAGAAGCTTAAGGAGCTGGAGCAGCGGCAGATGGAGGTGATCCGGGAGAACCTGGAGCTTAAGGAGGTGTGCCTCATGTTAGAAGAGGAGAGGGCCACAGTTGTGGCTGGAAGCACAGGGGGAAGTGGTGGTGGTCAGGGAGGCCCTGGCTGCAGGAACTCCATTGACAGTCAAAGTAGCCTGTCTCAGCTGGGCGGTGGCATGCCTACACCAGGCCTGTTGCGGGATGTTGGCGATGGAAGCAGCACCTCCAGCGCAGGGAGCACAGACAGCCCAGATAACCCTCACCATAAACCCTCCCCTCTTGGCTCCAATTCAAGCCCTGGATCTGGCTCAAGATGCAGCTCTTCAGGACAAAAGAGAGATGTTTGTGAATTCAGCGGGAGGAGGCGCAGCTCCACCACGGAGTACCACACCTTTCCCCAGTCCTGCCGGCCCCGTGGAGGGTCCCTCACCAACCTAGAGCTTCACAGCTTTCGAGGACACAGCCCAGAGAAACACAGCAAGTCTCCTACCAGACTACCTTGTGGCTCCCACTCCAAACCCTGCAGCTCTGACCTACtagcacagaaacagctacTGATGTCAGGACAGGCATCTCCAGGCAGTGGCAAGGGCTCAGCTAAGTCCAGCCCAGATCTGAGTCAGCGACACCGGCAGGTAAACTCAGCAGGGGCTGGGAGTCCTGAAGCCAAGCAGATAGCAATGGGCACACCTGAGCACCTGAGAAAAGGGCGGGTGATTGTGGGAAGTCCAGAGTCTATACGGCAGCACTATCACTATCATCAGAGCCCAGGGGTGGAGCACAGCAAGGGGAAGTATAGTAGTGGCTCCCCTGGCAGGGATGGAAGTCACAGGAGACCAGCGGGTGAAGAGATGGCCCCCCACCACCAGAGTCTGTACAACG